Proteins encoded within one genomic window of Panicum virgatum strain AP13 chromosome 1N, P.virgatum_v5, whole genome shotgun sequence:
- the LOC120653509 gene encoding uncharacterized protein LOC120653509 encodes MDAQYFRNNIRYFNSHFSFTSFDASVDRRVTTAAGTGVYCFKVHGQIYHKLDQLKPGGQGPRHMQLYFYDTDQTMAHKIKRSPHLDSNLIKSILRILDGNPYVRVFIRLGQMQRLDEFKIELNTSISVDQCRYIAPAIEQVAAIWEDGTDEKQKFTRSIMVYPNSGHPHFIRAYYGCYDPLAYPVFYLGGETGWEVIKSIKYIYKYIYKGTDCASFTVQNSGENGPIEVNEIKQYRKARCIIAIEAVYRLFRFPMYSMSPPILQMQVHLPGMHMVPFNDDDNLEDVLERAKSQRSILTEFFRMNIEDPNARKYLYREFPEHYTWNKSKKLWKPRKRCFQIGRLVYAYPSEGEIYYLRMLLNHVRGPTSFDSVRSVCGVVKASFKDACEELGLAETDRSLDEALTEARAFQMPSALRRMFATIIVFCEYTNIRALWDKHVEALGEDYRRVHGNSIYAQQLVLRDIADIVRSMGKDIKSYGLPNIDESGGFTAMEILNFLYNK; translated from the exons ATGGACGCGCAATATTTTAGAAACAACATCCGGTACTTCAACTCACATTTCTCATTCACCAGCTTTGATGCTTCTGTTGACCGACGGGTTACCACTGCTGCTG GTACTGGGGTTTACTGTTTCAAGGTGCATGGCCAAATTTACCATAAACTTGATCAATTGAAGCCTGGAGGACAAGGACCGCGACATATGCAGCTTTATTTTTATGATACAGATCAAACTATGGCACACAAAATCAAGCGGTCTCCTCATCTTGACTCAAATctaataaaatccatactaagaATTCTTGATGGCAACCCATATGTGCGAGTTTTCATAAGATTGGGGCAAATGCAGAGATTGGACGAGTTCAAGATTGAGCTGAACACAAGTATATCGGTTGACCAATGCAGATACATTGCACCTGCAATTGAGCAGGTCGCTGCTATATGGGAAGATGGTACTGATGAGAAACAAAAGTTTACTCGAAGTATTATGGTATATCCAAATAGTGGGCATCCACATTTCATAAGGGCGTATTATGGATGTTATGATCCATTGGCTTATCCTGTATTCTATCTTGGTGGTGAGACTGGCTGGGAAGT TATAAAATCTATAAAGTACATCTACAAATACATATACAAGGGAACTGACTGTGCATCATTTACAGTCCAGAACAGTGGAGAGAATGGTCCTATAGAGGTTAATGAGATCAAGCAGTACAGGAAGGCTAGATGCATCATAGCTATAGAAGCAGTATATCGGTTGTTTAGATTTCCTATGTACTCCATGTCACCACCTATTTTACAAATGCAGGTGCACCTCCCTGGTATGCATATGGTTCCATTCAATGATGATGACAACCTTGAAGACGTACTTGAGCGAGCTAAATCACAGAGATCAATACTTACCGAGTTTTTCAGAATGAACATTGAAGATCCAAATGCACGAAAATATCTATACCGAGAATTCCCGGAACATTATACTTGGAATAAGTCTAAGAAACTGTGGAAGCCTAGGAAAAGGTGTTTTCAGATCGGGAGGCTGGTATATGCATATCCTTCTGAAGGTGAAATATATTACCTTCGGATGCTTCTAAACCATGTCAGGGGTCCAACTTCATTTGATTCAGTTAGATCTGTTTGTGGTGTAGTCAAGGCAAGTTTTAAAGATGCATGTGAAGAACTTGGTCTTGCTGAGACTGATAGGTCTCTAGATGAAGCACTAACTGAAGCTAGAGCCTTTCAAATGCCTTCTGCTCTTAGAAGAATGTTTGCCACCATTATTGTGTTCTGTGAATACACCAATATCCGTGCTCTATGGGACAAACATGTGGAAGCTTTGGGTGAGGACTATCGTCGTGTGCATGGAAACTCAATCTATGCACAACAATTAGTGTTGCGTGACATAGCAGATATTGTACGCTCTATGGGAAAGGATATTAAAAGTTACGGTCTTCCTAACATTGATGAATCAGGTGGGTTTACTGCTATGGAGATACTGAATTTTTTGTATAATAAATAA
- the LOC120655780 gene encoding probable magnesium transporter NIPA2 has protein sequence MVASLDNVRGLTLAMSSSAFIGSSFVIKKVGLKKAGDKGVRAASGGFSYLYEPLWWLGMITMILGEVANFAAYAFAPAVLVTPLGALSIIFSAVLAHFVLKENLHMFGVVGCILCVVGSIGIVLHAPKERKIDSMKEIWHLATQPGFIVYSCVAVACVLFLIFRVVERSGHRLMLVYIAICSLMGSLTVISVKAVAIALKLSFSGSNQFIYIQTWFFIVVVTICCLVQLNYLNKALDSFNTAVVSPVYYVMFTILTIVANMIMYKDWASQAATQIATQLCGFVTIVAGTFLLHKTRDMGNPPPPDQVCLEEARECAPRSTNSSS, from the exons ATGGTGGCGTCTTTAGACAATGTGAGAGGCTTGACTTTGGCCATGTCATCTAGTGCATTCATTGGTTCAAGCTTTGTGATCAAGAAAGTTGGGTTGAAGAAAGCGGGGGATAAAGGGGTGCGAGCAG CGTCTGGAGGTTTCTCATATCTATATGAACCGTTATGGTGGCTGGGAATGATAACTA TGATTCTGGGTGAGGTAGCCAACTTTGCAGCATATGCATTTGCCCCTGCGGTACTTGTTACTCCTCTTGGAGCTCTAAGCATCATATTTAG TGCAGTGCTCGCACACTTCGTTCTGAAAGAGAATTTGCACATGTTTGGTGTTGTTGGTTGCATACTATGTGTAGTCGGTTCGATTGGTATAGTTTTGCATGCCCCAAAGGAGAGAAAGATCGATTCAATGAAGGAAATATGGCATCTTGCAACGCAGCCAG GTTTCATTGTTTATTCATGCGTGGCGGTGGCCTGCGTTCTTTTTTTGATATTCCGGGTAGTTGAACGCTCAGGACACAGATTGATGCTTGTTTATATAGCAATCTGTTCATTGATGGGATCTCTTACG GTTATCAGTGTAAAAGCAGTTGCCATTGCTTTAAAGCTATCATTTAGTGGTTCAAATCAATTCATCTACATTCAGACATGGTTCTTCATAGTAGTTGTCACTATTTGCTGTTTGGTGCAGTTGAATTACTTAAACAAG GCTTTGGACTCATTCAACACGGCTGTGGTTTCACCTGTATACTACGTGATGTTCACCATTCTTACAATTGTTGCTAACATGATCATGTACAAG GACTGGGCCTCGCAGGCCGCAACACAGATTGCGACGCAGCTTTGCGGATTTGTGACCATTGTCGCAGGGACCTTTCTACTTCACAAGACTAGGGATATGGGTAATCCACCACCGCCTGACCAAGTTTGCCTGGAAGAAGCTAGAGAATGTGCTCCACGGTCAACGAACAGCTCTAGCTGA